The following proteins come from a genomic window of Brevibacillus antibioticus:
- the atoS gene encoding two-component system sensor histidine kinase AtoS, which translates to MKTYLYRIRFVVAVVVVTVLPIIITGIVLIKSAEQALLAEKKQKLIAITQQLDFALSKDFDTTVMEAGLKKAEKEYKLQELNEKMQPLTDRIALAHPGIGVGYYSEALDSIVTYGPSNEMSLYIGQSISETHPGRSVMQTRQIDVVIGEQVRGNIMNAMVPLIRNDQVIGYAWANELMSTIDIQLADMRQSIYAILGIGCMIAAAASGLLVHRFEVILSEIKSGLKRLSQDLSFRLKSMDGEPGEITGAINNLASDLQASRTHTETIMNSMDSGVLALNQSGHLIAWNETAIHMIGFKSSRAKGMHYTEVFTESEPFLHILLDTLQNGRAIRDAMWRHQHPDRGVLWLKVSSSIWKKTADEVLGAIVVLEDRTQWRRMESRLAQAERLAVIGEWATSIAHEVRNPLTAIKAFAQIIEEEWPKDHDSREYTEIIVEEVERLNRFADELLLFARPNEELNVPVRVQEVIHHTLKLMEHVEGYCGVIVQLVCEEAIPVVMSSPELLKQVFLNILQNALQAKPMEGRIQIEIKNIDNDVHVQVTNEGPPIAEENLLAVFEPFFTTKQTGTGLGLALSQRIVQAYGGHIFAQNTPEGVCFTVVLPIRAKGGL; encoded by the coding sequence ATGAAAACATATCTGTACCGCATACGTTTTGTTGTAGCTGTCGTTGTCGTCACTGTTTTACCAATTATCATTACCGGAATAGTATTGATAAAATCGGCAGAGCAGGCTTTATTGGCGGAAAAGAAACAGAAGCTAATCGCCATTACGCAGCAACTGGATTTTGCGCTGTCGAAGGATTTTGACACTACCGTCATGGAAGCGGGATTAAAAAAGGCGGAAAAAGAGTACAAGCTCCAAGAATTAAACGAGAAGATGCAACCGCTTACAGATCGTATTGCTCTGGCGCATCCGGGAATTGGCGTCGGCTATTATTCCGAAGCTCTCGATTCCATCGTGACGTATGGACCCAGCAATGAAATGAGCTTGTACATAGGACAATCGATTAGCGAAACCCATCCGGGTCGCAGTGTCATGCAGACGCGGCAGATTGATGTAGTGATCGGCGAACAAGTCCGTGGCAACATCATGAACGCCATGGTTCCACTCATTCGCAATGATCAAGTGATCGGCTATGCATGGGCGAATGAACTCATGTCTACGATTGATATACAACTCGCGGATATGCGACAAAGCATTTATGCGATTTTGGGCATTGGCTGTATGATCGCAGCAGCGGCCAGCGGTTTGCTCGTTCATCGCTTTGAAGTGATTTTGTCAGAGATCAAGTCAGGGCTGAAGCGGCTTAGCCAAGACCTTTCCTTTCGTTTGAAAAGCATGGACGGTGAGCCTGGAGAAATTACAGGTGCGATTAACAATCTTGCAAGTGATTTGCAGGCTAGCCGTACCCACACGGAGACGATCATGAATAGCATGGATAGTGGGGTCCTCGCGTTGAATCAAAGTGGGCATCTGATTGCTTGGAATGAGACAGCGATACATATGATTGGCTTCAAGTCTAGTAGAGCAAAGGGGATGCATTACACGGAGGTCTTCACAGAGAGCGAGCCTTTCCTACATATTCTGTTGGATACGCTGCAAAACGGTCGAGCCATCCGTGATGCTATGTGGCGCCATCAGCATCCGGACAGAGGCGTGCTCTGGCTTAAGGTCAGCTCTTCTATTTGGAAAAAGACGGCGGATGAAGTACTGGGGGCTATCGTCGTTCTGGAGGATCGTACGCAATGGCGGAGGATGGAGTCTAGACTGGCTCAGGCAGAACGACTCGCAGTCATAGGTGAGTGGGCGACGAGTATTGCACATGAGGTACGCAATCCATTGACAGCTATCAAAGCGTTCGCCCAGATCATCGAGGAGGAATGGCCAAAAGACCATGACTCTCGGGAATACACAGAGATTATTGTGGAGGAAGTCGAGCGTCTGAACCGTTTTGCTGACGAGCTCTTGTTATTTGCTCGTCCCAATGAAGAGTTGAATGTACCTGTTCGCGTGCAAGAGGTAATCCATCACACACTCAAGCTGATGGAACATGTCGAGGGCTATTGCGGGGTAATTGTACAGCTCGTATGTGAGGAGGCTATTCCGGTCGTGATGTCTTCACCGGAGTTGTTAAAGCAAGTGTTTTTGAATATATTGCAAAATGCGTTGCAAGCAAAACCAATGGAAGGTCGTATCCAAATTGAAATCAAAAACATAGATAATGATGTACATGTCCAGGTAACAAATGAAGGTCCGCCTATTGCGGAAGAAAACCTGCTGGCTGTATTCGAGCCGTTTTTCACAACCAAGCAAACAGGTACGGGACTTGGACTGGCGCTTTCCCAACGGATCGTGCAAGCGTATGGCGGACATATTTTCGCGCAAAATACCCCCGAAGGTGTCTGTTTCACTGTCGTGCTGCCGATTCGGGCAAAAGGAGGATTGTGA
- a CDS encoding low molecular weight protein-tyrosine-phosphatase codes for MTTVLFVCLGNICRSPMAEAVFRHLVEAEGLAGEISIDSAGIGGWHAGEPPHKGTQKVLTENGIAHDTLRARQIITQDFSEYEYIVCMDEENLSALKQMAPSAKKVYRLLDFADSAQEQNVEDPYYTGRFTYVYDLVNAGCRGLLNEIKNNIAKKG; via the coding sequence ATGACAACAGTGTTGTTCGTTTGTCTGGGCAATATTTGTCGCTCACCCATGGCCGAAGCCGTATTTCGCCATCTCGTAGAGGCGGAGGGATTGGCAGGGGAAATCTCCATCGATTCAGCGGGGATTGGTGGCTGGCACGCGGGGGAACCTCCACACAAAGGTACACAAAAGGTATTGACCGAGAATGGGATCGCGCATGATACATTGCGTGCTCGCCAAATTATCACACAGGACTTCTCCGAGTACGAATACATCGTCTGCATGGATGAAGAAAATTTGTCCGCACTCAAGCAGATGGCGCCGTCAGCAAAAAAGGTGTATCGCCTGCTCGACTTTGCTGATTCTGCCCAGGAACAAAATGTGGAGGACCCTTATTATACGGGGCGATTCACGTATGTGTATGACCTCGTGAATGCGGGTTGTCGCGGGCTCTTGAACGAAATCAAAAACAATATCGCAAAAAAGGGATAG
- a CDS encoding alpha/beta hydrolase family protein, which translates to MSSLERILQIPSDTISLTATLHEPTCTTGKTRVKYPLVVICHGFIGSRIGVNRLFVKAARELAAHGFGVLRFDYGGCGESDGDYGAGGLDVLLAQTRDVLGHVFTLEQVDQERVCLLGHSLGGAVSVLTASQDKRIHSLILWAPVARPFDDIIRIVGEKEYKEALSYGKTDHLGYGLEKRFFQSLGTALPLRQAKQFEGDVLILHGNRDDVIAVDAMFHYERELHLRRRGSCETEVVVGGDHTFSSADSYKRLIASTKSWLARLQEKETVAV; encoded by the coding sequence GTGAGTTCTTTGGAACGGATTTTGCAAATACCTAGCGACACGATTTCGTTGACGGCTACCCTGCATGAACCTACATGCACAACAGGCAAGACCAGAGTGAAATACCCGTTGGTTGTCATTTGCCATGGCTTTATCGGCAGTCGGATTGGAGTGAACCGCTTGTTTGTAAAAGCTGCCAGAGAATTAGCCGCACACGGTTTTGGCGTACTGCGCTTCGATTACGGAGGCTGCGGGGAAAGCGACGGCGATTATGGGGCAGGTGGTTTGGATGTCCTGCTTGCGCAAACTCGTGATGTTCTCGGCCATGTTTTCACGCTGGAACAGGTAGATCAGGAGCGTGTGTGCCTGTTAGGGCATAGTTTGGGTGGGGCGGTCAGCGTACTGACAGCGAGCCAGGATAAACGAATACACTCGCTCATCCTATGGGCACCAGTAGCACGTCCCTTCGACGATATCATTCGGATCGTGGGGGAAAAGGAATACAAGGAAGCACTTTCCTATGGCAAAACGGATCATTTGGGCTATGGATTGGAGAAGCGCTTTTTTCAGTCGCTGGGTACCGCTCTGCCGCTCCGTCAAGCAAAGCAGTTTGAGGGAGATGTGTTAATCCTGCATGGCAATCGGGATGACGTCATTGCGGTGGATGCGATGTTTCATTATGAGCGAGAGCTACATCTGCGGAGACGCGGGAGCTGCGAAACAGAAGTAGTAGTCGGAGGAGACCATACCTTTTCCTCGGCAGACAGCTACAAACGCTTGATTGCGAGTACGAAGAGCTGGCTGGCAAGATTGCAGGAGAAGGAGACGGTCGCTGTATAA
- a CDS encoding winged helix-turn-helix transcriptional regulator codes for MSDLRKETLEKIKNGDFNCSKELTLSMFSGKWKVVILWHLGVEGPHRFSELQRLFPKITHKMLTNQLKELIEDGIVHREVFPEVPPRVEYSMTELGMTLLPIVEMMYEWGEMRMGQLKLELGEASESSV; via the coding sequence ATGTCCGACTTGCGGAAAGAAACCTTGGAAAAAATAAAAAACGGTGATTTCAACTGTTCCAAGGAGCTGACCTTGTCTATGTTCAGCGGAAAATGGAAAGTCGTGATCCTGTGGCATTTAGGGGTAGAAGGCCCGCATCGCTTCAGCGAGCTGCAACGGCTATTCCCAAAAATCACACATAAAATGCTAACGAATCAGTTAAAAGAGCTAATCGAAGACGGGATTGTTCACCGGGAAGTATTCCCTGAGGTTCCCCCACGCGTGGAGTATTCCATGACGGAGTTGGGGATGACTTTATTGCCCATTGTAGAAATGATGTATGAGTGGGGCGAAATGCGAATGGGGCAGTTGAAGCTGGAATTGGGGGAGGCGTCTGAGTCGTCTGTCTAG
- the motB gene encoding flagellar motor protein MotB yields the protein MAKRPKRHAHHEEHMDESWLIPYADLLTLLLALFIVLFASSEMDAKKFDQMVRSFSVAINGGTGVMNYPSPVPLDPQLQQQTLHKGAQEAEKQKTEEEKRLEEAVRKETEDLKKLQTKLDGYIQQNKLQDKLQTKLTEEGLLITILDNALFDSGKADLKPEARKLASEMAGMLVPHPKKVTVTGHTDNVPIRRAEFPSNWDLSAKRSVNFLKVLLENKNLDPTKFSATGLGEYHPVAPNTTADGRAKNRRVEVAILRDLASPPKNSVNP from the coding sequence ATGGCTAAGCGACCAAAGAGACATGCTCATCATGAAGAGCATATGGACGAGTCTTGGCTAATTCCATACGCGGACTTGCTTACCCTTCTGCTTGCTTTGTTTATCGTGTTGTTCGCCTCTAGCGAGATGGATGCGAAGAAGTTCGACCAAATGGTTCGGTCCTTCAGCGTTGCAATCAACGGCGGTACGGGAGTCATGAACTACCCAAGCCCGGTACCCCTAGACCCGCAGCTTCAACAGCAAACCTTGCACAAAGGCGCACAGGAAGCAGAAAAACAGAAGACAGAAGAAGAAAAGCGTCTGGAAGAAGCGGTCCGCAAAGAGACAGAGGACTTGAAAAAGCTACAGACAAAGCTGGACGGATACATTCAGCAAAACAAGCTGCAGGACAAGCTCCAAACCAAGCTGACCGAAGAAGGACTGCTGATCACCATTTTGGACAATGCGTTGTTTGACTCCGGTAAAGCTGATCTGAAACCGGAAGCGAGAAAGCTTGCCTCTGAAATGGCAGGAATGCTGGTGCCGCACCCGAAAAAAGTGACCGTAACTGGTCATACGGACAATGTGCCGATTCGCCGTGCAGAGTTCCCATCCAACTGGGATCTCAGTGCCAAACGTTCAGTTAACTTCTTGAAGGTGCTTCTGGAAAACAAGAATCTAGACCCGACGAAATTCAGCGCGACAGGCTTGGGAGAATATCATCCGGTAGCGCCGAATACGACGGCAGATGGCAGAGCGAAAAACAGACGGGTAGAGGTAGCGATCCTCCGTGATCTGGCTTCTCCTCCGAAAAATAGTGTGAATCCGTAA
- the motA gene encoding flagellar motor stator protein MotA has translation MEKSTLIGIVLGIVAVVVGMILKHASPMSLLNPAAIMIIIVGTIAALFNAFPMSEIKRIPALFKIIFKEKKLPEKRELIGQFMNWASIARREGLLALENTSDEIQDPFLRNGMKMIIDGGEPDFVRDVLNEEIHAIEERHQAGALVFSQAGSYAPTLGVLGAVVGLIAALGNLSDIDALGISIAAAFVATLLGIFTGYVLWHPFATKLKRKSKAEIEIKKIMVEGLLSIQAGVSPTAIEQKLLVYIPYKERAEMKEEMKEEKREEGAAVNG, from the coding sequence ATGGAAAAGTCTACCTTGATAGGTATAGTTTTAGGTATTGTCGCAGTAGTGGTCGGGATGATCTTGAAGCATGCAAGTCCCATGTCATTACTGAATCCAGCAGCAATTATGATCATCATCGTAGGTACTATTGCTGCCCTTTTCAACGCATTTCCCATGTCGGAAATCAAGCGTATTCCTGCTCTTTTCAAGATAATTTTTAAAGAAAAAAAGCTCCCTGAAAAAAGAGAATTGATCGGTCAGTTTATGAACTGGGCTTCCATCGCTCGTCGCGAAGGATTGCTTGCACTGGAAAACACTTCTGATGAGATTCAAGATCCATTTCTGCGTAACGGCATGAAGATGATCATTGATGGTGGAGAACCGGATTTTGTTCGCGATGTTCTGAATGAAGAAATTCACGCCATTGAAGAGCGCCATCAGGCAGGGGCACTCGTCTTTAGCCAAGCGGGAAGCTACGCTCCGACTCTCGGGGTACTGGGTGCGGTTGTCGGTCTGATTGCAGCCTTGGGTAACTTGAGTGACATCGATGCATTGGGTATATCGATTGCGGCTGCGTTCGTAGCTACGTTGCTCGGTATTTTCACGGGTTACGTTTTATGGCATCCGTTCGCGACCAAGCTCAAACGGAAATCAAAGGCAGAAATCGAAATCAAAAAAATCATGGTCGAAGGATTGCTTTCCATTCAAGCGGGTGTATCCCCGACTGCGATTGAGCAAAAGCTGCTGGTTTACATTCCGTACAAAGAGCGTGCGGAAATGAAAGAAGAAATGAAGGAAGAGAAGAGGGAGGAAGGAGCTGCGGTAAATGGCTAA
- a CDS encoding ZIP family metal transporter, protein MEQLLIGSFLSAMATGVGALPILFFKSVSHRWRDILLAFTAGIMVAASTFSLIPQALQSAPFIIVCLGVLTGTLLLTVLESIVPHIDLEHTRINISMDSQSLLILSAITLHNIPEGLSVGVSYSSEQSGLGGLISFAIGLQNAPEGFLVALFLINQRVSRLKAFILATMTGAVEIISGICGYYLTSFVHGLVPYGLSFAAGAMLFIVYKELIPESHGDGHARSATFSFILGLLVMIGLVQSFG, encoded by the coding sequence ATGGAACAACTACTGATAGGTAGCTTTCTTTCTGCCATGGCTACTGGTGTAGGCGCCTTGCCTATCCTTTTCTTCAAGTCGGTGTCACATCGATGGCGGGATATATTGTTGGCGTTTACGGCTGGAATTATGGTGGCTGCCTCGACATTCAGTCTGATCCCACAGGCACTTCAGAGCGCGCCATTTATAATCGTTTGTTTGGGAGTGCTTACCGGAACATTGCTGCTTACGGTGTTGGAAAGCATCGTCCCGCATATCGATCTGGAGCATACGAGAATCAACATTTCGATGGATTCGCAATCGCTGCTGATTTTGTCCGCGATTACCTTGCACAATATTCCAGAGGGCTTGTCCGTTGGCGTGAGCTATTCGAGTGAACAGTCCGGCTTGGGTGGCCTGATTTCTTTTGCAATCGGTCTGCAAAATGCACCAGAAGGCTTCCTAGTGGCGCTTTTTCTAATTAATCAAAGGGTCAGTCGTCTCAAGGCGTTTATTTTGGCTACGATGACCGGAGCAGTCGAAATCATCTCTGGGATTTGTGGCTATTACCTGACCTCTTTTGTACATGGGCTCGTACCATACGGCCTTTCTTTTGCCGCAGGCGCGATGCTGTTTATCGTTTACAAGGAGCTCATCCCCGAAAGTCATGGAGATGGTCATGCTCGTTCCGCGACTTTTTCGTTCATCCTAGGACTTTTGGTTATGATTGGACTAGTTCAGTCGTTCGGATGA
- the def gene encoding peptide deformylase, with translation MAVKQILPFGDPILRKVAKPVDELNAKTFKLLDEMAETLYAADGRAGLAAPQVGILRRVVVMDCGDGLMELINPEIIERSGEQSGMEACLSFPGYYGNVKRAEHVKVKTLNRQGEEMILAADGFLAVCMQHEIDHLDGILFVDHVQEKWLYHETTRQKVDLLDVIRLTKRRTISIREI, from the coding sequence ATGGCAGTGAAACAGATTTTGCCTTTTGGAGACCCGATTTTGCGCAAAGTAGCCAAGCCAGTGGATGAGCTGAATGCGAAAACGTTCAAGCTACTGGATGAGATGGCTGAGACCTTATATGCCGCAGATGGCCGTGCTGGTCTTGCCGCACCTCAAGTAGGCATTCTTCGCAGAGTGGTTGTCATGGATTGCGGAGATGGATTAATGGAGCTCATTAATCCAGAAATCATAGAAAGGAGTGGCGAACAAAGCGGAATGGAGGCTTGCTTATCTTTTCCGGGTTACTATGGCAATGTAAAGAGAGCCGAGCATGTAAAGGTAAAGACGTTGAACAGACAAGGCGAGGAAATGATCCTTGCAGCAGACGGATTCCTTGCTGTTTGTATGCAGCATGAAATCGATCATTTAGACGGAATTTTATTTGTGGATCATGTTCAGGAAAAATGGCTGTATCATGAAACCACAAGGCAAAAAGTTGATTTGTTGGATGTGATTCGCCTAACCAAAAGGCGTACCATCTCCATTCGGGAAATATGA
- a CDS encoding helix-turn-helix domain-containing protein has protein sequence MLVWMLRKVMAEREVWTGAALARLLKEKANYSLSPASISALLTSQPKQMKAETLDALCTALECTPNDLWAYTPPK, from the coding sequence ATGCTTGTCTGGATGTTGCGAAAAGTAATGGCAGAAAGAGAAGTTTGGACGGGAGCCGCTTTAGCAAGGCTGTTGAAAGAGAAAGCAAATTACAGTCTGTCTCCAGCCTCCATCAGTGCTTTACTAACCAGTCAGCCCAAGCAAATGAAAGCCGAGACACTTGATGCACTCTGTACAGCTCTGGAGTGTACACCAAATGACTTGTGGGCATATACACCGCCTAAATAG
- a CDS encoding flavin reductase family protein, protein MTSHTTIQPKILYYGTPVVLLTTENEDGTTNISPISSSWALGNFVILGLGFGSHGLENLRQRQECVINLPDASMWQQVEALAPLTGRNPVPTYKQELGFRYEANKFQAANLTPVDSDIVRPKRVGECQLQLEAVVRTIRFPEYADMFAIVETEVRCVHADKQIVQSAHHVNPQAWNPLIYNFRHYFSLGDQLGKTYRSET, encoded by the coding sequence ATGACAAGCCATACAACCATCCAACCGAAGATTTTGTATTACGGAACCCCCGTCGTCCTGTTGACGACTGAAAATGAAGATGGCACAACAAACATCAGTCCCATTTCATCGTCGTGGGCGTTGGGGAATTTTGTCATTCTGGGACTCGGGTTTGGCTCGCATGGATTGGAAAATTTGCGTCAGCGGCAGGAGTGTGTCATCAATTTGCCGGATGCCTCGATGTGGCAGCAAGTGGAAGCGTTGGCTCCGCTAACAGGACGCAATCCCGTACCCACCTACAAACAGGAGCTTGGCTTCCGCTATGAAGCGAATAAGTTTCAGGCAGCCAATTTGACTCCTGTTGACTCTGATATCGTTCGTCCAAAACGAGTGGGAGAATGCCAGCTTCAACTCGAAGCAGTCGTCCGCACAATCCGTTTTCCGGAATATGCCGACATGTTTGCGATCGTGGAGACAGAAGTGCGTTGCGTCCATGCAGACAAACAAATTGTACAAAGTGCTCATCACGTGAACCCCCAAGCATGGAATCCGCTGATCTACAACTTCCGTCATTATTTTAGTCTCGGTGATCAGTTGGGAAAAACATATCGATCGGAAACGTAG
- a CDS encoding methyl-accepting chemotaxis protein: protein MKWTIGKKLGSAYALILVIMLFMGITTIIKMEQMNQKMVEMNTKWRPGLEDILKINMTLEAIYGVTQTMLTTENMDAKNKYAKQVDDQFAYMDGLLASYEKTISSEEDRNNFEGLKQALQKYEDFSPQYVVIAKKVDIRRPATDADMAELERIKKKGSELFVERKKYLDAMMTNNSEGAQRAGTESAQLYESVKRDLNIIMIISIIACVALAVVLTSSIRRPILRLMEEMKKVADGDLRVEPLVVKSRDEILDLVNSFNEMTSSLTTVIRQVGGTSEQVAASAEQLTASADQTSRATEQIAVTVQEVAAGVDRQVASVENGSKSIDDMSRGIRQIANNAQQTSNMVSEVANMAGEGNQSIQAAVQQMNAIHASMRELSSVIDGLGNHSQAIGEIIEVITGIADQTNLLALNAAIEAARAGEHGRGFAVVADEVRKLAEQSAQSAQKIAQLISTIQTDTKVAVESMETGTQEVKEGIRVVHRAGETFGEIQNSIGTVADQIHDVSASAQEVSAHTEQVVQAMELVSEVSDLTAEGTQNVSAATQQQLASMEEIASSATALSNMAEELQHMIRRFKV, encoded by the coding sequence ATGAAATGGACGATCGGAAAAAAATTGGGTAGTGCGTACGCGCTGATCCTGGTCATCATGCTGTTTATGGGGATCACGACCATTATCAAGATGGAACAGATGAATCAGAAGATGGTGGAAATGAATACGAAGTGGCGCCCAGGTCTGGAAGATATTTTGAAGATCAACATGACACTAGAAGCCATTTACGGAGTTACGCAAACCATGCTTACGACAGAGAACATGGATGCCAAGAATAAGTACGCAAAGCAAGTCGATGACCAATTTGCCTATATGGACGGCTTATTGGCCAGCTATGAAAAAACGATTTCCAGTGAAGAGGACCGTAACAATTTTGAAGGATTGAAGCAGGCGCTGCAAAAATACGAGGATTTCAGTCCGCAATACGTGGTAATCGCCAAAAAGGTCGATATCAGAAGACCGGCTACCGATGCAGACATGGCCGAGCTGGAGCGCATCAAGAAAAAAGGCAGTGAATTGTTTGTAGAACGCAAGAAATATTTGGATGCCATGATGACGAATAACAGTGAAGGAGCACAACGCGCTGGCACGGAAAGTGCGCAACTGTATGAGTCAGTCAAGCGGGACCTGAATATTATCATGATTATCTCTATCATTGCGTGTGTGGCGCTAGCGGTCGTACTGACGTCAAGCATCCGTCGACCGATCTTGCGTTTGATGGAAGAGATGAAGAAAGTCGCTGATGGTGATTTACGTGTGGAGCCATTGGTTGTCAAAAGTCGTGACGAGATTTTGGATCTGGTGAATTCGTTCAATGAGATGACCAGCAGTTTAACCACTGTCATTCGTCAGGTAGGTGGAACCTCCGAGCAGGTAGCCGCATCGGCTGAGCAATTGACGGCAAGTGCAGATCAGACAAGCAGGGCCACTGAACAGATTGCTGTTACTGTTCAAGAAGTGGCAGCAGGCGTTGATCGCCAGGTAGCGAGTGTAGAGAATGGGTCGAAATCCATTGATGATATGTCACGAGGAATTCGTCAAATCGCAAATAACGCACAGCAAACATCCAATATGGTGAGCGAAGTAGCCAACATGGCAGGAGAAGGCAACCAGTCGATTCAGGCCGCGGTTCAACAAATGAATGCGATCCACGCTTCGATGCGTGAGCTCTCATCTGTGATAGACGGTCTGGGCAATCATTCTCAAGCAATCGGAGAGATCATCGAGGTCATTACAGGTATTGCGGATCAGACCAATCTGCTCGCCCTCAATGCAGCGATTGAAGCAGCACGCGCAGGAGAGCACGGCCGTGGATTCGCGGTTGTAGCAGATGAAGTACGGAAGCTGGCAGAGCAATCAGCTCAGTCCGCTCAAAAAATTGCGCAGTTGATCAGTACGATTCAGACAGATACAAAAGTCGCGGTCGAATCGATGGAAACAGGTACCCAAGAAGTAAAAGAAGGAATTCGCGTCGTTCACCGTGCGGGCGAAACCTTCGGGGAAATTCAGAACTCGATTGGCACAGTAGCCGACCAGATTCACGATGTGTCTGCATCTGCCCAGGAAGTGTCTGCCCATACCGAACAGGTCGTACAAGCGATGGAGCTGGTCAGCGAAGTTTCCGACTTGACTGCTGAGGGCACGCAAAACGTTTCCGCTGCTACACAGCAGCAGCTCGCTTCTATGGAGGAAATCGCTTCGTCAGCAACAGCTCTTTCCAATATGGCAGAAGAGCTGCAGCATATGATTCGCCGATTTAAGGTATAG
- the solA gene encoding N-methyl-L-tryptophan oxidase → MQNYDVIIVGAGSMGMAAGYYLAKQGMRTLMIDAFDPPHTMGSHHGDTRIIRHAYGEGKQYVPLALRAQQLWSELEQACGIPIFAKTGVLNAGPLNCPFLNEIRVSAEQYSLPLEVLNADEVMQRWPGINLPTDYYGCLEPTSGVLYSENGIRAYRELALSSGATLLTNTPVTQLEPAGNGFIVHTESTSYHGDKVLLSAGAWNGSLLDSLGLSIPLTPTRKTVAWFGADENQYSADGFPAFIVRLHDSMFYGFPSFDGSGVKIGRHDGGHAIDPDKLERTFGTYLSDEGDVRSFLETYMPGAAGPLRQGKVCIYTMTPDEHFVIDRHPEHPQLVFAAGFSGHGFKFASAIGEATSQLLVEGSSSLDLSVFSWKRFSCPS, encoded by the coding sequence ATGCAAAACTACGACGTCATTATTGTTGGAGCAGGGTCGATGGGAATGGCAGCTGGCTACTATCTAGCGAAACAGGGCATGCGTACACTCATGATCGATGCCTTTGATCCCCCACACACGATGGGTAGCCATCATGGGGATACCCGTATCATTCGCCATGCGTACGGAGAAGGAAAGCAGTACGTCCCGCTTGCGTTGCGAGCGCAACAGTTGTGGTCAGAACTGGAACAAGCATGTGGTATACCGATCTTCGCCAAAACGGGTGTTTTGAACGCTGGACCCTTGAATTGTCCTTTCCTGAATGAAATTCGGGTGAGCGCCGAGCAGTACTCCCTGCCCTTGGAAGTACTCAATGCCGATGAGGTCATGCAACGCTGGCCAGGAATCAATCTGCCTACTGATTACTACGGTTGCCTGGAGCCTACTTCAGGTGTGCTTTATTCCGAAAACGGTATTCGTGCCTATCGAGAGCTCGCCCTTTCCTCAGGAGCTACACTGTTGACGAACACGCCAGTCACGCAGTTGGAGCCAGCAGGAAATGGGTTCATCGTACATACGGAATCTACCAGCTACCACGGCGATAAAGTCCTTCTATCCGCCGGTGCTTGGAATGGTTCTCTCCTTGACTCATTGGGCTTGTCCATCCCGCTCACGCCTACACGCAAAACGGTCGCCTGGTTTGGTGCAGATGAGAACCAGTACAGTGCGGATGGCTTTCCCGCTTTCATCGTTCGCCTTCATGACTCCATGTTCTACGGATTTCCCAGCTTTGATGGCAGTGGTGTAAAAATCGGACGCCATGACGGAGGACACGCCATCGATCCCGATAAATTGGAACGTACCTTTGGCACCTATTTGTCAGACGAAGGCGATGTACGCTCCTTTTTGGAAACGTATATGCCTGGGGCAGCCGGACCATTGCGACAAGGTAAGGTATGCATTTACACCATGACACCGGATGAGCATTTCGTCATTGACCGTCATCCTGAACATCCACAGCTCGTATTTGCAGCAGGCTTTTCCGGGCACGGTTTTAAATTCGCAAGTGCGATCGGGGAAGCGACGAGCCAACTGCTGGTAGAAGGATCATCTTCCCTTGACCTGTCTGTGTTTTCCTGGAAGCGATTCTCCTGTCCCTCATAA